A single bacterium HR11 DNA region contains:
- the btuF_2 gene encoding Vitamin B12-binding protein, with amino-acid sequence MRIVSMVPSATEIVAALGLLDDLVGVTYECDFPPEVRGKAIVVESTLPPGLPPAEVHRLVSEAYRAGRNYFRVRTDLLAELRPDLIITQGVCSVCAVAPGQVDTALHLHPPLRNLVLQAETVDGIFEDIRRVGAATGRTAEAEALVDRLQARLEALRAQIPPTAVRPRVLLLEWLDPPMVAGHWVPEMVERAGGVHVLNEAGRPSRTISWADVAAADPDAIFLVPCGYRLEAVLEEIRRLSPPAGWSRLRAVRRRAVWAADASAYFSRPGPRFVHGVEVLMEALWGLRVFSDASNPTAWALADPWL; translated from the coding sequence ATGCGGATCGTGTCGATGGTCCCCAGTGCCACGGAGATCGTGGCCGCTTTAGGTCTCCTCGACGACCTGGTCGGCGTCACATACGAATGCGACTTTCCGCCAGAGGTCCGGGGCAAGGCCATCGTCGTCGAGAGCACGCTCCCCCCGGGGCTTCCGCCGGCGGAGGTGCACCGGCTCGTCAGCGAGGCCTATCGGGCGGGTCGGAACTACTTCCGGGTCCGGACGGACCTCCTGGCCGAGCTTCGGCCGGATCTCATCATCACCCAGGGCGTCTGTAGCGTGTGCGCCGTCGCCCCGGGGCAAGTCGATACGGCCCTGCATCTGCACCCGCCCTTACGGAACCTCGTCCTGCAGGCCGAGACCGTCGACGGGATTTTTGAAGACATTCGGCGGGTCGGGGCGGCGACGGGCCGGACGGCCGAGGCCGAGGCTCTGGTCGACCGTTTGCAGGCCCGCCTGGAGGCTCTCCGGGCGCAGATTCCTCCGACAGCGGTCCGACCCCGCGTGCTCCTGCTGGAATGGCTGGACCCCCCGATGGTCGCCGGGCACTGGGTGCCCGAGATGGTCGAGCGGGCCGGGGGCGTGCACGTCCTCAACGAGGCCGGGCGGCCTTCCCGGACGATCTCGTGGGCCGACGTCGCGGCCGCCGACCCGGACGCCATCTTCTTGGTCCCCTGCGGGTATCGGCTGGAAGCGGTCCTGGAGGAAATCCGCCGTCTCTCGCCGCCGGCCGGGTGGTCCCGGCTCCGGGCCGTCCGCCGACGGGCCGTGTGGGCGGCCGATGCCAGTGCCTACTTTTCCCGACCCGGCCCCCGGTTTGTCCACGGCGTCGAGGTCCTCATGGAGGCGTTATGGGGTCTCCGGGTGTTTTCGGACGCCTCGAATCCGACCGCCTGGGCGCTCGCCGATCCCTGGTTATAA